Proteins from a single region of Gordonia hongkongensis:
- a CDS encoding MDR family MFS transporter has protein sequence MTDSSAADTVNHDEEVAGAGLTHRQILTILAGLMLGMFLAALDQTIVSTAIRTIADDLQGYDLQAWVTTAYLVTATIVTPLYGKLSDLHGRKPFFLLAISIFIVGSLLCTIASSMYQLAAFRAFQGLGAGGLMTLALTTIGDIVPPRERAKYQGYFLAVFGTSSVLGPVLGGLFAGQETILWVSGWRWVFLVNVPIGLVALFVVYKVLNYDQQKGVGGRTDYWGATALAVAVAPLLIVAEQGRQWGWTSGLSFLCYGIGVAGIAAFIWIEHRMGDDALIPLRVFTNRVFSQGIIISVIIGAVMFGGISMLPQYFQVLRGSSPMIAGLQMLPMVLGLMAGSILSGQLISRTGRYKIFTIIGAVLITAGTFLLHLVGTETPLYLVMLMAALLGFGLGNLMQPITLAMQNILPPKDMGLSTGTATFFRQIGGTLGVAVFFSLLFSFMGPNIKDEMVAAAAQPEYRAAVVEASQSSDPQVSAFGHSLIAAAQNPGAATGSSDSVMSDTSVIEKLPAELAQPIKEGFADSMDRVFLAVSIVALLAIMGTVTWKELPLRQGRPIGAPESSPAS, from the coding sequence GTGACAGACTCTTCGGCCGCCGACACGGTGAACCACGACGAGGAGGTCGCCGGCGCCGGACTGACCCATCGCCAGATCCTGACCATCCTGGCCGGACTCATGCTGGGCATGTTCCTCGCCGCTCTCGACCAGACCATCGTGTCGACGGCGATCCGGACCATCGCCGACGATCTGCAAGGGTATGACCTGCAGGCCTGGGTGACCACGGCCTACCTCGTCACCGCGACGATCGTGACCCCCTTGTACGGCAAGCTGTCCGATCTCCACGGCCGGAAACCGTTCTTCCTGCTGGCGATCTCGATCTTCATCGTCGGTTCGCTGCTGTGCACGATCGCGTCGTCGATGTATCAACTCGCCGCGTTCCGCGCCTTCCAGGGGCTCGGCGCGGGCGGTCTGATGACGCTCGCACTGACGACCATCGGCGACATCGTCCCGCCGCGGGAACGCGCCAAATACCAGGGCTACTTCCTCGCCGTGTTCGGCACCTCCAGCGTCCTCGGCCCGGTCCTCGGCGGTCTGTTCGCCGGCCAGGAGACGATCCTCTGGGTGTCCGGTTGGCGTTGGGTGTTCCTGGTCAACGTGCCGATCGGACTCGTCGCGCTGTTCGTGGTCTACAAGGTGCTCAACTACGACCAGCAGAAGGGCGTCGGCGGGCGCACCGACTACTGGGGGGCGACGGCACTCGCCGTCGCCGTGGCTCCGCTGCTCATCGTCGCCGAACAGGGGCGCCAGTGGGGATGGACCTCCGGACTGTCGTTCCTCTGCTACGGGATCGGCGTCGCCGGCATCGCCGCGTTCATCTGGATCGAGCACCGCATGGGCGACGACGCCCTCATCCCGTTGCGCGTGTTCACCAACCGGGTGTTCAGCCAGGGCATCATCATCTCGGTCATCATCGGCGCCGTCATGTTCGGCGGGATCTCGATGCTGCCGCAGTATTTCCAGGTCCTCCGCGGATCGAGCCCCATGATCGCCGGCCTCCAGATGTTGCCGATGGTGCTCGGTCTGATGGCCGGTTCGATCCTGTCGGGCCAGCTGATCTCGCGCACCGGACGCTACAAGATCTTCACGATCATCGGCGCCGTGCTGATCACCGCGGGCACTTTCCTGCTGCACCTGGTGGGCACCGAGACACCGCTCTACCTGGTCATGCTGATGGCCGCGCTCCTCGGCTTCGGGCTCGGCAACCTGATGCAGCCGATCACCCTGGCGATGCAGAACATCCTGCCGCCCAAGGACATGGGACTCTCCACCGGCACCGCCACCTTCTTCCGTCAGATCGGTGGAACGCTCGGTGTCGCGGTCTTCTTCTCGCTGTTGTTCTCCTTCATGGGGCCGAACATCAAGGACGAGATGGTCGCGGCGGCAGCCCAACCCGAGTACCGGGCCGCGGTCGTAGAGGCCTCGCAGAGCAGCGACCCGCAGGTCAGCGCATTCGGGCACTCGCTCATCGCGGCCGCTCAGAATCCCGGCGCCGCAACCGGATCGTCGGACAGTGTCATGAGTGACACCTCGGTCATCGAGAAGCTGCCGGCCGAACTGGCCCAACCCATCAAGGAGGGGTTCGCCGACTCGATGGACCGGGTGTTCCTGGCGGTGTCGATCGTCGCGCTGCTCGCGATCATGGGAACGGTCACCTGGAAGGAACTCCCGCTGCGTCAGGGACGGCCGATCGGCGCACCGGAGTCGTCACCCGCGTCGTGA
- a CDS encoding MarR family winged helix-turn-helix transcriptional regulator: MLDQHAIDDLFETLLRFVRIRERAVHTTFRTREGEFEAAAFKALFPLARRSMRSRDLAETMNADPSTVSRHVAQLVEHGLIRREADPDDGRATMLVITAAGRDRVVAMREMRRAAMADVMADWTDDELHTLVTLLGRFVDAADAALHPACPDRSPDTDANDPKGRQ, encoded by the coding sequence GTGCTCGATCAACACGCGATCGACGACCTCTTCGAGACCCTTCTGCGCTTCGTCCGCATCCGCGAACGGGCGGTCCACACGACGTTCCGTACGCGTGAGGGCGAGTTCGAGGCCGCGGCGTTCAAGGCACTCTTCCCGCTCGCGCGACGGTCGATGCGATCGCGCGACCTCGCCGAGACGATGAATGCCGACCCGTCGACGGTGAGTCGGCATGTGGCTCAGCTCGTGGAGCACGGCCTGATCCGCCGCGAGGCGGACCCGGACGACGGGCGCGCCACCATGCTCGTCATCACCGCCGCCGGACGGGATCGCGTCGTGGCCATGCGCGAGATGCGTCGCGCCGCCATGGCCGATGTCATGGCCGACTGGACCGACGACGAACTCCACACCCTCGTGACACTTCTCGGGCGGTTCGTCGATGCCGCCGACGCAGCCCTGCACCCGGCGTGCCCGGACCGCAGCCCGGACACAGATGCGAATGACCCGAAAGGACGACAGTGA